The Lolium rigidum isolate FL_2022 chromosome 1, APGP_CSIRO_Lrig_0.1, whole genome shotgun sequence region AGTTAATCTGCATTCACTCCAAAAGGTGCATGATTCCAGCACTTTTGTGGCTTGAGCAGACATCCATTTGTCGAAGAGTAGTGACTGATACTATCGTCAGCTTCCTCTCAAAGCTCTCGTCAAAATCTCCGAGGGCTTCCCCTTCTTTGCGGTTCAGGTGATCTGGGTGCAGAAATGCGTGGATGAAGTTTATCTCCAGTATGATTCCTGAACTGCTTCACGGTGCCATTCCGTTCATATGGCTTGACGGTTCCATATCTATCATTATATTCCCTTTTATCATCACCATTCCTACCATGTTTATTTCCCTTTTCAAAGCCGTAGGGAACCTCTGTTGCACGGTGGAATTCTCGTGATCTTGGCTGTCCTTGGGAATCCATTACGTCAAATCTGTCATCTCTTGAGGTGATTCTCGGAAGTGGGCTCCTCCTTGAACATCGTTTCTTATGATCAGCAATATTTACTGTTGAGCAGCTCCTTCCTTCAACCCATGTTGAATCATGTTGAGCGTATGTGTGATTTCTTGATGAAGAACTATCACGCATAACTCGATCATTGAATCCAGGTTGTCTTCGAGGTGAAGTCATTCTACCAATTCTAACTTCAGTCATGTAATTAGGAGATCTACTATGTCTCCGTATACTTGAGCCTCCATTTGCCATAATTTCCCTTCTGTTCCTGGGAGATGTCCAAGTATGTGGGGATCGAGATCTTGATCCAGAAGGAGATCTGCTGTGAGCACGTGAGAGGTTAAGTGAGGCTCTATGCGGTGGGAACCTCCGTTGTCTATTAGACAGTGGGCAACGAACTGAACTCAAATTTCCATCAGTGGCATGATCTTTATCAATCTCAGGATCATATCGACCAGACTGGTTTCCACTAGCACCAAAGCGTCGTTCTGGAGGTGCTTCTCTAGCCTGTGCAGGTGCTCTGGACAACCCACAACTTCCATCTTTGTCAATTGGAGAACCCCGTCCAGGCAAAGGGTGATATGAGCTACTTGTGTTTCTCACCCTCCGTGCATTTGCTGCATCAACAGCTCTTACCAAAGTGCCATCAGGTGCAACAACAAAGCCATTGCTCTCCATCTTTGCAACGGCAGCTTCCGCGGCATTTCTTGGACCAGGTGGGCCATAATTATAATAATCAGGTGATCTTTGTTGTGTAGTGCGAGAGTTGCTAGAATTTTCCATCCACTGCTCCCCTCGGCTGCTTGCTTGAATATGACGGGATGCTCCACCCCTCCCATGTGATCTATCAATGGTCCTTTCAGCTTTCAAGCCCGAACCATAACCATCATCAGATCTGTATAAAAGAAAGGGGAATGTGGCATTAGTCATTTGGATTATCCAATTATGATACCCAACGAAACTGAAGTACATGTAAAATGACAAGTAAACGAAGTAGCTCAATTTACCTGCACTGCTCATTTCTATAGGGTCGGTCAAACGATCTTGGCCGACCAAGTCGTGATTGCACGTCTCTATTTGTTAACCCCATTTGTTGAAATGATGTACCAGCTTCAGCTACCTCTAATGTGCCTAAAGCACACTGGTTAGAAGAATCAACTCTGTCCCTTGAATCATGTCTCGAGTGCTGCTGATCTTCAGGCAACGTATCCCATCCTATTAGCTTTGTGCTGATATTCAGTGGATCATCACCTAAACCATCAGTGCCTCTTTCAGACTGGCTAACGGTCGCAGCAGATCCAGCTATTGCACGGTCAGAGTTGCCATACATTCGAGTTTCATTTCTCATACTCACATGATCGCTACGAGTGGTCGTAGAATACATTATGCCAGATCCACCATCTAGGCAGTTGCTTGACCATGAGCGCTTTGAGGAGACCGGTGAAACATCACAATCTTCCTTCCTGGAGTGTGTTCCATTGTAATCAGCAACTGCAGTAACCATATTGTTTGAAACAGAGCCAACTGGTACAAGATGAATGTCTGGAGCAGCCTTTTCATCCTTGTAATTTGATACCTGATGATTGGCACATTTAACTTCATCATACCCATCATTCACCCAATAACGGTCACCGGATTCCCtaagttccccatcctcatactgAGAATCATCTTCCTCAACATCAACTTTTCCGGTCactgaaaggtctttgctaatatGAGATGTGCCTGTCTGATAGCAGTGTTCTAGGCAGTTATTCGATGCAACCTTCTGAAGGGCATTTTTGTAACCACTTGGATAGCTTTGTGCTGCAGATTGTGAATCCACTATactgtccatatcagtagctgctTGTCTAGTGCATTCTGAATTGAGACCACGAGCATGAGTACCACTGGAAATGTAATATGTTTCTGCACTGCTACTGTTGGCACAAGTAATTAAAGGGTTTTTGTGATTAATTGTTGCACCCACACCACCCTCTTCATGCACATAGGACAGAACGCGATTAGAAGTGTCCAGGTTATTCTCTGGATGTTCCAAATCAGTGTCTGCATCTGCAGTTCTCTTGGCAACACACAATACATCACTGGCATGTTCAGCCCCATCATTGACCGACTGATCAATTTTACTAGTTCCTGAATCAACATCAAAAAGCTCCTGGTTTTTATATTCAGATATGCTTTGAAGTGAAGCTTGCCCGAGTTTATCATCAGGCGAGCCAATGTCAGTACAACTTTTATTCGAAACCGTTACTGTTGCAATGTTTGTGCTTTCCTCAGAAACTATTCTGCTTGTCATAGGCTTCACTCTGAAGACCAAATCACTTGTTTGAATTGAACTACCTCCATCATGACCATCCTCAGAAGCCAAGAGAGACGAACCTTCACAGTCAAGGGGTGACGTGCGTGAAGCattaagtttctcctcgtttgCAGTGAAAGCAAAATGTTCAGTAGTAAGAGCCGAAGACCTCAAATCTCGATTAGATCCTAGATGCAATTCCACTTCAGAAACATAACTTCTCTTCTGTAGATCAAGAAAGCCATTTGTTTCTGCAGAGCAATTATTTCCATTTAGAGATTCAGATTCCAATAGCTGCATGTTCTGGGGAGATCCACTGCACAGAGTTTGAAATGAATGACCTGGGAAGTCGCCTTCACTTTTTGTCTTAATATTTTTCGCAACATCAACCACATGAACTTCATCGCCAGAATGATGGTCCACAGCAACTGTTAACTCCGAAAGATCCTCACACACCTGCACTTTGTTCATCTCCTTTTCAGCATCATTACAACCACTTACAGAGGCTACAGGACCAGGACCGACCATATCATGATCATCACCGCCGCTATGAATGTCCCACGCCTCCATCGCGACGTTAAGATCCCAGTGCAGTCTAGAATCACGAGCAGCATTGGAATGCTTGGTATGAACAATTCTATCTCTGAAGCAGCCATCTGGTTTGTCTGTACTTG contains the following coding sequences:
- the LOC124682870 gene encoding uncharacterized protein LOC124682870; the protein is MRKSGTKEDIKAVHVNSSPVCAQAGGRRSDLMIRACTCTRRSSSLHNPNNTDILMTCKGCGGESIVDRGGPSCASKANTRGLELPRPIDPEVRWKTVNKRPRAARRARTSFSGEDRMKDAIKSFYACPNAANREVAQKDVPVSESEKLGVSILGRRFSDPLESVPIKKRRVLMDCSPSPPPTPLLVDPYEKKLRISSGGISSYGKHRKAKTPGGKCMDEKRALLDIDDFSGISILAAAACESEMDVAMLNGECSKSAHSLEERKSEPISGSSELGLLHEIKGHKLTVPDASHCKLNRAKKLSETAPDMEPSLPTTLNSSESAPDMNPLLLTTLKSSENCVESAAALEANTPLLSLLSNANKTEEFLSVSDAKSSDVAISTNSSTDKPDGCFRDRIVHTKHSNAARDSRLHWDLNVAMEAWDIHSGGDDHDMVGPGPVASVSGCNDAEKEMNKVQVCEDLSELTVAVDHHSGDEVHVVDVAKNIKTKSEGDFPGHSFQTLCSGSPQNMQLLESESLNGNNCSAETNGFLDLQKRSYVSEVELHLGSNRDLRSSALTTEHFAFTANEEKLNASRTSPLDCEGSSLLASEDGHDGGSSIQTSDLVFRVKPMTSRIVSEESTNIATVTVSNKSCTDIGSPDDKLGQASLQSISEYKNQELFDVDSGTSKIDQSVNDGAEHASDVLCVAKRTADADTDLEHPENNLDTSNRVLSYVHEEGGVGATINHKNPLITCANSSSAETYYISSGTHARGLNSECTRQAATDMDSIVDSQSAAQSYPSGYKNALQKVASNNCLEHCYQTGTSHISKDLSVTGKVDVEEDDSQYEDGELRESGDRYWVNDGYDEVKCANHQVSNYKDEKAAPDIHLVPVGSVSNNMVTAVADYNGTHSRKEDCDVSPVSSKRSWSSNCLDGGSGIMYSTTTRSDHVSMRNETRMYGNSDRAIAGSAATVSQSERGTDGLGDDPLNISTKLIGWDTLPEDQQHSRHDSRDRVDSSNQCALGTLEVAEAGTSFQQMGLTNRDVQSRLGRPRSFDRPYRNEQCRSDDGYGSGLKAERTIDRSHGRGGASRHIQASSRGEQWMENSSNSRTTQQRSPDYYNYGPPGPRNAAEAAVAKMESNGFVVAPDGTLVRAVDAANARRVRNTSSSYHPLPGRGSPIDKDGSCGLSRAPAQAREAPPERRFGASGNQSGRYDPEIDKDHATDGNLSSVRCPLSNRQRRFPPHRASLNLSRAHSRSPSGSRSRSPHTWTSPRNRREIMANGGSSIRRHSRSPNYMTEVRIGRMTSPRRQPGFNDRVMRDSSSSRNHTYAQHDSTWVEGRSCSTVNIADHKKRCSRRSPLPRITSRDDRFDVMDSQGQPRSREFHRATEVPYGFEKGNKHGRNGDDKREYNDRYGTVKPYERNGTVKQFRNHTGDKLHPRISAPRSPEPQRRGSPRRF